The window atttatttctttttaaaatggaCATATGAAGtaaatattgataattatttttggagcgttatatttttttttctagatttaaatAGAAAACTTGTTTGCTGAGCACTTGATATTTCTAAACAAAGTAATAAAAATTGACTCTGAAGATAAGtaagttaatttgaattaatcatgttaatctaaaataaaattattttaatattttatttaaaaaataaataaaatatatatatatatatatatatatattgttttttaaaaaaatatcaaaatctatTCTCTTCTAGATTTGAACcggttaaattttatttcagagGTTGATGGCAGGTATGACACTATCCCGCTCTAGAGCCCAAGTAATTCAAAACCCAACCAACATGGTTCCCGCCAAAACCGGATCACTACTTACGCCGTCAACTTTTCGTTACCCAAAATTTGCAGATGTTAATTGCCGCGCacattttcattctttaatatttcaaaatttcacAGATTTTAAGGCTTCGTGCCATTACCATCAATCTTTCCACAATATATGCCCAGATTCAGCATCTTACGAAACaaggtgttttcttttttagttgcGTAATGCATTATTTTTACTGGTTACTTTAACGTTGTCTGCGTAGATCTCTGTTGACGAATTCAAAAGTTTTGTTCTTTAGGTCTTGTGGATTAGTGGGTTTGCTGCAAATTTCGTTGATTTTTAGCTAATCGGGGAAGTGGGTTTTTcgtttttgttaatttggaaGTTGATTTCGTTACTGGTTCTTTTTCACCTGTTTCTTGTTTCTGTTGGACTAACCATGAGTGGAGATAATTTCACTTCCAAACCGCGTGCCGCTTTGGGGGATGTGACCAATTTGCCGGCAAAAGGGgtgttttcattgatttcggGTGATTTGGGGCTTAAATCTAGAGATGGGTATGGTAAGAACGTGGATAATGGGGATTCAGGTTCTGCAAAACAAGTTTGTTTGGGAGTTGAAGATTTGGTGAAAGAGAAATGTGGTGGTATTGAGAAAGGTTGCAATTCGTTGACTACTAGCTATGAGATTGATGTTTTAGAGGAGAATGTAGCTGGTGTGTCTGTTGTCGCAGATAGGCCTAGTGATACTAAGGAAACATCTAATTTGATAGATGGCTGTATTGATCTTGTTAAGAGTGGCGGTGCAGGTACACACAGTATTGGGGAACTTAGTTGTGCATCTAGTGGTTCAGTGCATACGAGCTCTGGGCCGTGCACAAAAGATAGTGATGACGAAGGGAAATTCACCTCCAATGTTATGCTGATCAATCCAGTTGATCAAGCGTTAGTTGGTGGTGCTTCTGCAAATGATGACAATGATTCTGGAGTTGGTAGGCTAGCTAGAGAAAGATGTGGGCCTGTTGGGTGGTCGAGGTTGCCCGCTTCACAGGGTTTGAAATCGTTTGAGTCGGAAAAGTGCACAACTCTCCAGGGTGATGTTTGTGCCAATCTGAATGCAGGTGCTGACATGCTCAAAGCTTGCTCCTGTTCTTTTTGCTTGAAAGGTAACTGTAAGCCCTGCTTTCTTTGTAATTTCCATTATAACTAGTGATTACCGAAATTTAGTGCTcacatatgtatgtatgtaactAAAGAGAGCCTTTCACTTTGCAATTTGTCAAGCAGCTGCTTGTATTTGGTCGGACCTATATTACCAGGACATTAAAGGCCGACAATCTGGTATGTGTGTCTAGAGCAAATTAATTATTGCTAGAACTGCATTTACGTTTTTCTAAATTGCTATGTTTTGTCAATGTGATGCACCTGTTTTCGGCTGTTGACTTCATgtgtttctttttcctctcaGCATTGAGGAAGAGTCAGAAAGAAGCGGGAATCTTGGTTAATAAATATGCTAGGGGAAAGCAGGCAGACATTCCTAGCCAAGTAAACTCTAACAAATCTCTGAAATTAGTATCTGACCTCACTGATCTGTGGAGGTCCCACTTTCGACACATGGAGGATATGTTTGCTAATGAAAGCAGCCAACTTGTGAGTGTAGATTTTCTTGCTTTGTTAGATAACGTTTCTCATTGTGGAAAATTTGGATCCTTTCCCAGGTTTGTCAGAAGGGTTCCTGATTCCTATTGCTGGAATCACGATCTATTGTGTCTTTCCTTGAAATCATTTATATTGTGTTTAcctgaattttgattttttggttgGGGTTACTCCGTAAGAGTTTCAAATCAATGTCCCTGATGACTTATTTTGATCACTCTTTTATTATCATGAACTGTGAATTTTGACTTAAATCCCAAATTTTCCTTGCAGCAAGCTGGATACGTGACACTGAAAGATTTGAGGGCCAGCTGCAAGATGGATCTAGAGATGATCACTGGGATGCCTTCGGACACACTTTAGGGTACTTCTGATGCATCTGATGTTTGTAGGATTGTCTTGTCATTCTAATTCTTGTTATTTCTGCATACAGTATGTGTAATGTACACATGCACTTCTGTGTGATCTTGGATTGTCTAGCAAAGTTCTCCTATGTTTTACTATTGTTATTAAATATCTGCAccatttataagatttgttgtTGCAGTTTCTTTTACATGAGGAAAAACTTCTGTGATAGAGGATAAAATTGCCGCTTTTCATATACCTCTTTCTACGGTGGCTGATTATATTGGTGTTCTCAATGTCTTTATCTGGTTTGCTTATTGCTGATTGGATGGATTTCTTTTATAACACTTATGGCTTGTGATTCTTACCCTTATGTCAGGTTCCAGACCATACGAAACCTGCTTTTCTTTTACTGCTCGAACTTAAAAGAGATTAGCCTTCTGACCTTAGACCAAGTCCCTGGACAACTAATGAAAGCATAAATAAAAGATTCCCCAGGCCTATTCGCAGTGTATGGTTTGCCGGATAATATTGGTTGGATTGGATTAgatatgaatatataaataattgttttttcatgtgtttagtGTGTTTTAGATTGATAtggacaatttattttattttatattgctaGATATTAGATGAGAGTTGATCCATTTAAGGTTGAGATTGTtttaagtttaagaaaaaataaggaatGATTGATCTGACATGACTCGATAAAAAACTTAAGTCAACTTGCAACCCAGTCAACCTGAGATAACACGGGTTAAAAatctattgatattttttatatatatattttggttaaaatgaggttgttttgattttttttttaatttggattaatCTGGGTTGACCTTTTCAAGTTGTGACTTAAACTTTACCCTAGGTTGACCTtgaagttgagttttaaaattataataataaacatttttatttttatgttgttttgagtCAACTTGGATTAACCATCTCGATCTATATGGCCTGGGCCTTACCCCAGGTTGACTCTttagttagattttaaaactataataataatttttattattatgatgacTCCTAGTTCCGGGTCGATCCTTTAAtgaggttttaaaactataataataattatttttatttttatgttgacctGGATCAATGGTTAATTCAACCTGTAACTTGAATAGactctcaaattaaattttaaaactataataattattatttttatatttttgttgatgtaaATTAATGATTAACTTGACCTATAATACACTGGATCAAATTGACTCTAAAGCTGAACCAAAATGATTAGCCTTCAAGtccaatttatgatttttagaaTTGATGAACGATCGAGGAAGGAGATTGTTATTCGCCCAGGGTCCCAGGCTTCTACTGTAAAAAGAAAACGAGAAAGCTTTTTATAGAGTAGGTTGAGTGTTTTAATGAAATGTTGTTTGATGATATCTTGCTCctgaaattattttagtttatgtaAAGTAGATTAAAATGGTTTTGCTTGTACGTGGGATTCTTAgtggtttaggtttaggtttaggtgtATAATTGAGCCTATCCTTTGCTTTTATGGTGGGTTCTGGTATagttaattacaaaataaataatgaccttttcctttcctttctttttgcaAATTTCTTGACTGCACAGTAACCTAGCAGGATTATCTAGAGAGGCCCTAGTTTTTTAACCCGTTACTGATGGAGAGATCATGGTCGGATATATATTGACATCATTCAGAGGGTAAGGGGTGTTTTCTTATAGTGAGAATTGTTTAAATAGATGAGGCTGTAATTTACCTGTTTCCAGTGCTTTGCATGTCAgctatatttgatttttacgTGAAACCAATGAGCAATAGTGACCTTGGAGCTGTTGCACCATGGATTGCCATAATATTGATATATTGTCAGCTTATCACTTAGCCCGTGTGAGCTATTATTTCAAGTTCTAAATTAGCTGACCTTAATTTCTTAATGGTTCTTGACATCTTCGATTGGATAGCTGTTGTGAGACAGAAGAGAATGCTGATTTTCTACTAGGCTAGAGTAGGTTATGGAAACGAGTTGAAAGATTGATTGCCATGACATAAAACTATAAAGATGGAATTTTTGGGGGGGAACTCTACTCTTGGAGATGCTTTCTGCTCGCATAAAGGGTGAGAAACTTATTCCTCCTATCAATTAGTGTTTttggaagtaattttagttaatgGTAATGAGCAAGAATA is drawn from Populus nigra chromosome 5, ddPopNigr1.1, whole genome shotgun sequence and contains these coding sequences:
- the LOC133694153 gene encoding uncharacterized protein LOC133694153 produces the protein MSGDNFTSKPRAALGDVTNLPAKGVFSLISGDLGLKSRDGYGKNVDNGDSGSAKQVCLGVEDLVKEKCGGIEKGCNSLTTSYEIDVLEENVAGVSVVADRPSDTKETSNLIDGCIDLVKSGGAGTHSIGELSCASSGSVHTSSGPCTKDSDDEGKFTSNVMLINPVDQALVGGASANDDNDSGVGRLARERCGPVGWSRLPASQGLKSFESEKCTTLQGDVCANLNAGADMLKACSCSFCLKAACIWSDLYYQDIKGRQSALRKSQKEAGILVNKYARGKQADIPSQVNSNKSLKLVSDLTDLWRSHFRHMEDMFANESSQLQAGYVTLKDLRASCKMDLEMITGMPSDTL